The Blautia faecicola genome contains the following window.
AAAATCAGGGATAACAAGCTGGAAAAATACTACAATATGGATTTTGGAAAGGAGAGTATGGAGCATGAGTTTGAGAGAAATGCACGAACAGCAGAAGCAGAGCAGTCCAAGAGAGCAGCTTCAAGAGTTAAACCGACAGAGCCGGACAGAGCTGGAAAACAGTCTGCTCAAAGAAGCGTTGGCGATGTCGAGCGAGAACTGCGAGGAATTGATGAAGCAGTCAAATCAAGAACAAGTAAGGGCAGAGCAGAACAGGCAGAGAGACGCAGAGCAGAACAGGAAGCTCATCAGCGAGCTGAAGCAGAGCGTAGAGCTGCTGAAGAACAGCAACGAATTGCTTCAAGACGCTATATCGGGCGAGATTGGGAGCCTGAAAGATGAGGTTAAGGAAAACACCGTCCAAGAGGTTAGAAAGGCGTTACAGGCGAATATAGAGGCTATACAGAGGGCTACAAAGCTTCTTGAGAAGCAGTCTGATACACTTACAAGCGTGATGAAGCAGAAGATCCGGGAGCTGGAGGAAAGCAAGAACAGCTTTTTCAGATATGAGGGCTTAAAGCTGTACCTGTTTTGGGGCGGTATGGTCTGTAATATTTTAGTGTTTCTTATGCTGTTATATGGTATGCTTGGCAAGTAAAAAGAAATCGACAAATCGGAAGGTTGAGAAAGGAGATTAGTCAATGAAAAAAATATTAGGAATCGTTGCTGGTATTGTTGGAATAATATCTGTTATTGTGGGTGTTGCATTGAAGATGAATAATAATGCTATTGCTATAATCGGAGGTGCAGATGGTCCTACCTCGGTATTTGTCGCAGGAAAGTTGAATAGTGTTCTTGTCAGCATCTTGCTTATTGCGATAGGTGTTGTGATGTTGATAGTAGCGATAATTTTTTATTTGAAGAGAAAAAGGTAAAATAATGTAGTGATAAGATAAGCGGTCAAGGCGAGAGGGAGTGAGGTGTAAAAGACTATGGAGAAAGAAAAAAGAGAGCAGGAGAGCTGCACAAGCTGCGCTTATAGGAAAGATTGGTATTGTCCCGTTGCCGGAGACCGTGTAAAGAGAGAGGGGCACTGTTCTGAATACGAGAAAAGTGAGA
Protein-coding sequences here:
- a CDS encoding sodium ion-translocating decarboxylase subunit beta — translated: MKKILGIVAGIVGIISVIVGVALKMNNNAIAIIGGADGPTSVFVAGKLNSVLVSILLIAIGVVMLIVAIIFYLKRKR